The window CACAAAAACAGCAATTCAATTCTGACTTCTTTTTCAATGAGGATTTCCGCTTTGAGTTCAAGGACTATGAACTGAATTTACCGGACAGCTTAAATAAAGTAAGCATTGGTAAATTAATGGTTTCTAAGGACAAATTGATCCTTAATGAAGTTCGGTTTTTACCAAGAGTAGGTCTGTTTGCCTATGCTCGAGAAGTAGGAAAGCAAACAGATGTAATGGAATTGTATGTGCCAAAAATCATTATAGAAGGCTTAAATCTAAAGAGATTTATTGCTGAAGAGAAGGTTGAAGCCCTTAGCATGACCTTGGAAATGCCACAGTTGGAAGTTTTTAGAGACAAGAGAATTGAAGAAGACACCACCGTGGTGAAGTTGATGCCCCAGCAGTTGATGGAGCTATCCAAGCAGATCATCGAGTTGGACACCTTAATTGTAAAAGAGGGCATGCTTACTTATAGGGAATTCCCGGTCAAAGGAATGGTACCCGGCGAAATTACTTTTGATCAGTTTAATGCTAAAATGTACCCTTTTAGATTAGGGAAATTTGGAGAAGACAGGAAAAAGCCCGAGGTGGAAGCCAATTTTAGAATCAACAAAGTGGCTCCGGTAAAGGCCACAGTTCAAATGCAATTTGAAGACCCTTACCCTATTGCTGTGGAGGCAGAGGTAGGTGCATTTGACCTTCCTTCCATCAACTCCATATTGGCTACCAATGCTTTTATTACGGTAAAAAGAGGCATGGTAAGGGAGGGAAAATGGCATTTTGTGGTGGATAAAAATGAAGCCATTGGTGAGATGACCTTAAAATACAACAAGCTCAAAGTGCAGCTTTTGGATGAGCGAACATTGAAGGATGCCGGAGGAAGAAAAGGTATTTTAACATTTGTCATCAATGCTTTGGCCCTAAGAAAAAACAATCCTAGGCCAATTTTTAACCGGCTGGTAAGTTCTCCAATTTATGTGGAAAGAATCCCTTATAAATTTGTTTTCAATTATATGTGGAAGGCTACTTTTTCAGGATTAATGGGCAGTTCAGGCTTAATGCAACCCAAAATTCCCAAGAATGAAGAGGAAGAAGATGAATCGTAAATAAAATATTCCTGCAGGTCTGATTACAAAAACCCTTTAATCTCAGCTCGATATAAATTGTCTTTATAAACGGCTACATCGTCACTTCGAACACTTTTCAAAGTTAGCTGAGACAAGAAAGGTGGAATCAGTTTCACAGGTTTTTGGATCCCTGAGCCTGTCGAAGGGTCCTACGGCTTTTTCTACTAAAATTTCTCCCTAAGCATTGAAATGAGGATTTTTCATAATTTTAGGCTATAAGCCCAGACGGCACTTAATTGATTGATTTGGTAATCACCTGCTCAATGATAGCCCTTATAACAAACCAAAAGAGCCCCGATATTGACCGAGGCTCCTTTGTAATCATTGTATACTAATTCTTTTATCAAAAAGAATAGGCCAGTCCTGCCCGTAACCAATAGCTTGTATATTGACTTCTGAACCTAATTCCATAGGCAACCGCCGGAACAAACTGGAAATTATCAGTCAAGAAAACCCTGGCTTTAAGCTGCAGCCTTGGTGCATGCGTCACTTTGTTATAAGTTTCTCTAATAGTCACACCCTGGCTGGTTAATTCACCTAAAAGTTCGTGGGTCGTATGTCGCAAATAGGCCAATTCACCTGATAGGATAACGCTCTCAGACTGATGGAAATCATAGCCCAAGCCCAAGGAAAAGGTAGACATATTAAAGTAATCCATTTCTTCAGGTTCCAAAAAAAGACATTACCTTTTCCTTCGAAATTAAATTTTCCAAAGGATATATCCCCATAAAATCGATCATTGATGTACCGGGAATAGCCAATTTCATAGCCCTTTGCAGACAAATTCCCACCTGTAAACTTATCAGCTTCAATAAAAGAATAACCAAAATAAATGCTGTTTTTGGTATATGTCTGAGCTTGGCTGGTACGCGCAAACCAAAAGACTGTTAATGCTAATAATAATAGATAGTTCAATGTGCAATTAATTTTCTTCTAGTGTAAAATAGGCCCTAATTCTGTTTAATTGATAAACAGGATAGTTTGTGTTTCCATAATAGCCAATGCCTTGATCTATTGTATTAACATTGTTTTTAATTGTGAAACATTTATCTAAACCTAGGGCTGATTCTAATTCTACTCCTGTTTTATATGCGACTTTAACGTTCCCGGAAACTTCTAAATCATCGGCAGACGCTTTTAATCCTCCAGTATAGTCAATAGAAGAAGATGTTCTAGTAACACAATTGAAAATATTGTTAAAAAACGACTTAAATAAAAACACTATCTAATCAATATTTTTACACCAGTCTGAATTATGATTGCAAACATATTAAAAATAACACCAACTTAAATTTATAGTTTAAATTATTAAATAATAATTTAGATTGTACAAGTTCCCACCCCAATAAAATATTCTATCAAAAAATTTAATTATATAATAAAATACAAATAAATGTTTTGAAAAGATAGCAACAAATCGACATTGTCCAGCCCAAGCAAAATCTAATAATCTTTACTCTTTTAAAAGATAGGTGGCCTCAAAAAATTATTTTAGATTTGTGGTCTTACAAAGATGAATTTCTACATGCATAGTGAAAAAATAAACCAGATTAAAGCTGAATTAGCAGCAGCCAAAGCCGATTCTCCAGAAGAATTAGAAGCATTTAGAATGAGGTTTATAAGTAAAAAGAGCATTATAGGTGCCCTTTTTGCTGAAATGAGGAATATACCGAATGATCAGAAAAAAGCATTTGGCCAGGAAGTCAATGAAGTAAAAAACTTGGCTGAAGAAAAATTTAAGGAATTGATCGCCCAATCTGAAAGTGGTAGCCAACAGAAAAGAGTACTTGATCAGGACCTTACCTTGCCACCCACGGCTTGGCCTGTTGGAGGAATTCATCCATTAACAGCCGTAAGGCAAAGAATTGTAACCATTTTTGAAAGGATAGGCTTCAACCTTTCTGAGGGACCTGAAATTGAGGACGACTGGCACAATTTCACCGCATTAAACTTCCCGGAAAATCATCCGGCACGTGAAATGCAGGATACGTTTTTTATTGAAAAAAACCCTGATATCGCATTAAGAACCCATACCTCATCTGTACAGGTAAGGGTAATGGAAAATGAAAACCCTCCTATTCGTACCCTGTCACCAGGCCGTGTATTCAGAAATGAGGCAATTTCCGCTAGAGCGCACTGTATATTTCATCAGGTGGAAGGTTTGTATGTGGATGAAAATGTCAGTTTCTCGGATTTGAAGCAGACCTTATATCATTTCGCAAAAGAGATGTTTGGGAAACAAACCCAGGTAAGGTTCAGACCTTCCTATTTCCCTTTTACGGAACCTAGTGCAGAAATTGATATTTCCTGTCAACTATGTGGCGGCAAAGGTTGCAATATTTGCAAAGGCAGTGGTTGGGTAGAAATTGGTGGTTCCGGTATGGTGGACCCCAATGTGCTTAAAAACTGTGGAATTGACCCTGAAAAATATACCGGATTTGCCTTTGGTATGGGTATAGAGCGAATTGCCATGTTGAAGTATCAAATCAATGACCTTAGGCTATTCACCGAAAATGACATTAGGTTTTTAAATCAATTTAGAGGATTATTATAACATATCGTAAATCCTTAAACAAAGGACAAATAGGATATTAGTGAATATTTAACATCATAAAATTTTATAGATTTGTAAAGCACCCAAATTTTAATAACTTTGATTGATGCACAAAAATCATTCACTAATATCCTTAAAGCGAAAACTACAGCAGCAATACAAGTCTTTACGGTTCAACTTAAGTGCTTCTAATAACTTTGTCTTTATTGGGTTTTACAAATACT of the Cyclobacterium marinum DSM 745 genome contains:
- the pheS gene encoding phenylalanine--tRNA ligase subunit alpha: MHSEKINQIKAELAAAKADSPEELEAFRMRFISKKSIIGALFAEMRNIPNDQKKAFGQEVNEVKNLAEEKFKELIAQSESGSQQKRVLDQDLTLPPTAWPVGGIHPLTAVRQRIVTIFERIGFNLSEGPEIEDDWHNFTALNFPENHPAREMQDTFFIEKNPDIALRTHTSSVQVRVMENENPPIRTLSPGRVFRNEAISARAHCIFHQVEGLYVDENVSFSDLKQTLYHFAKEMFGKQTQVRFRPSYFPFTEPSAEIDISCQLCGGKGCNICKGSGWVEIGGSGMVDPNVLKNCGIDPEKYTGFAFGMGIERIAMLKYQINDLRLFTENDIRFLNQFRGLL